AGGCTATTTTAAGCGCCTCACCAAAGAAATGGGCCAAAATCAAATCACATCTTTTGACGAATCCCCGGTGTACGCTTGTTTAAATAATCGCCAGCTTTTAGTCAGCCTTGTAGTTTCTTCCAGGATAGCAAAAGTTTTGGCGTTAAAAGTTTAAAAGACTTAAAAAGAGCCATGCGCCATTTTCTTTTCATTATTCTTTTTCTGCTTCCGTTTTCTGTTTTTGCGGATCTTCAAATTCGGGTGGTCAGCGTTCACGACGGCGACACGCTCACGGCAACAGGTGTTGCCGACTCGCAAAAATACAAAGTCCGTCTGCTGGGAGTCGACACTCCCGAAGTTGATTTTTACAAGAGCACTCAAGGCGAGGCTGCTTTAAAGGCTCGCGATGTTCTTCTGAAACTTGCCCCGGTCGGAAGTATTATAACGCTTTCTGATGACAGCCAAGTCGATAAGCACGGTCGTGTGTTGGGACGCCTTTTAAGAAACGGAAAAGACATTAATCTTGAGATGCTGCGGTTAGGATGGGGGGCGATGTACTTCATTTACCCCTTCGACAAGCGCATCGTTTCGGATTACAGCAAGGCCTCAAAAGAAGCTTACGACAACCGCCGAGGTCTTTTTTCAAACGAATTCAAAAACACCGAAATCCCTTATGAGTTCCGCATGCGTGTGCAAAACCAA
This portion of the Bdellovibrio sp. ArHS genome encodes:
- a CDS encoding thermonuclease family protein, whose product is MRHFLFIILFLLPFSVFADLQIRVVSVHDGDTLTATGVADSQKYKVRLLGVDTPEVDFYKSTQGEAALKARDVLLKLAPVGSIITLSDDSQVDKHGRVLGRLLRNGKDINLEMLRLGWGAMYFIYPFDKRIVSDYSKASKEAYDNRRGLFSNEFKNTEIPYEFRMRVQNQVGRNLIGDFELKKVVPPEDSASIPVWKRVFFPSFDQAHQNGYN